GCGTTGCCGCTGGCGGGCTGCGTGTCCGCGCTCGTGGGCGTGGTGATTGGCGCGTTCGCGTTGCGGCTCAAGGGGCTGTACCTGGCCATCGTCACGCTGGGCCTGGTGTTCCTGACGCAGCACGTGTTGCTGGCGTATCCGGAGGTGACGAGCGGGCTGAGCGGGACGGCGGTGCCGATGTACTGGTGGTTCCGCGACGAGACAGGCGCGGCGGCGTCGATGAGCACCGCGTGGAGCGTGGGCGGCGTGCGCTTCGGCTTCGAGCGCAAGCTGTACTTCCTCTTCGCGGGGCTCGCCGCGTTCACGGTGTGGCTGACGAAGAACCTCCAGCGCTCGGACAGTGGCAGGGCGATGATGGCGGTGCGGGACCAGGACCTGGCGGCGGAGGTGCTGGGGGTGGGGACGACGCGGGCGAAGCTGCAGGCGTTCGGCGTGTCGTCGTTCCTGGCGGGCATCGCGGGGGCGATGTTCGCGTTCCAGCAGCAATACATCACGGTGGAGCCGCCGTTCGATTTGAACCTCTCCATTCAGTACATCGCGATGATTGTGCTGGGCGGGGTGGGCACGGTGTTCGGCGCCGTCAGCGGCGCGCTCGCGTTCACGTTCCTGAGCCCGTTGGCGGAGACGGTGGGCGGCGCGATTCCCTTCGTGAACCAGCTCACGTCCGCGCAGCAGTCGACGGTGCTGCTGTCGCTGGTGGTGGTGTTGGTGCTGGTGCTCGAGCCCCTGGGGCTCTTCGGCGTGTGGCTGCGGGTCCGCCGGTACTTCCAGGCGTGGCCGTTCCGTTACTGACGCAAATCGTATCGAAGACGTTCCTCGAGGGAGGGAATCACCATGAAGCGCATGCTGCTCAGTGTCCTGTTCGCAGTGCTGTTCTCGGCCACCGGGGCCCAGGCCCAGCAGGCGGACCTGCGTGACTACGAGGCGGGATTTTTCGTCCCGCACCGGGGCATCATCACCAACATGTATCTGCGTCACGTCTCCGCGTCCGGCGAGCGTGACTTCTCACAACTCCAAGCGGCCTTCCGCGCCACGTACGTGCTCAAGTTCGGTGACCTGGTGGTGGTGCCGTTGGATTTGAGCCTGCCGGTAGTGGACGTGACGGTGTTCCAGGGAAACCCGGCGGCGCCCTCGGGGCCGAAGACGGCGCTGCGCGCCTCGGGCGTGGGGGATGTGACGTACATCCCGACCATTGGATATGGGTTGGTGCAGAACGCGGAGGACAACACGCACACGTGGTTCGCGCTCACGCCGTACGTCACCGTGCCGGTGGGCAGCTATGACAGCAACCGGCTGGTGAACATCGGCGCGAACCGGTGGGTGGTGCGTCCGCAGCTGGTCGCGGGACAGCGCTTCAAGAAGATCTTCACGGCGGAGCTGATGGGCAGCGTGGCGTTCCAGGGTGACAACGACGAGTTCCTGATTCCGAGCGCGGAGGGTGGCTCGAAGGTGGTGATGAGCCAGGCGCCATCGTTCGGCGGCATCTTCCATCTGGGCATGGACCTGTCCTCCACGTTCTTCACGGGCGCGGGCTACATCGTCGAGGCGTCGGGGAAGCGCACCATCGACACGCCGGCGGGAGAGCTGGAGATCGCCAAGAGCACCACGGTGCAGTCGCTGCGGCTGACGATGGGCATCCGGCTGGAGAAGGCCTCCACGCTGATGCTCCAGTTCCAGCCGGACGTCGCCGCGTCCGAGGGCGTGACGAAGAGCCAGTTCATCGGCGCTCGGTTCACGCACGTGTTCTTCTAGGGCGGGTGGGAATCAGTGTGGCACCAGTGGGCTCGATGCCTTGCCCCTGGTGCCCATACCGCCGGGCGGCATAGCGTCGGTCGTGGGACCCCATGACGACCCAGTACCAGGAACTCCTCGACGAGCTCGGACGACGTCTCGAAGCCAGGGGCTTCCGCATCCTGAGACGAACCTATTTCGTTCCCTCAGGCATTCTCGTCACCACGCAGCCCAAACGTGCGGCATTCGAGACGGCATCAAGTGATAGCGAGTCCAATCCAGCCGACTTCTGGTACTTCGACAGGGCAGTCTATCTGCACCACCACAAGGGCCAGTGGGAGGCGCGGACTGGAAAACATGGCGGCCCCGATTGGGTGCGTCGCACGGAAACCCTTGATGCATTGGAGTCATGCGCGCTCGAGGCCCTGGGAGCCTCCAAGGTCCCCCCAGGGCCGGAATGGCACGTAGCCGACTGAGTGCCCCGTCAGAACAGGACCACGCCCCGGGCATTCACTCCGTTCTTCATGTCCGTGAAGGCCCGGTCGAGCTGGTCCAGCGTGTACGTCGTCGTCACCAACTCATCCAGCTTGAGCCTCTTCTGCTTGTAGAGGTCCAGCAGCCGAGGCATGTCGCGGTGCACGTCCGCCGTGCCGAACCAGGAGCCGAGCAGCCGCTTCTCGAACAGCGGTAGCACGAAGACGTTGAGGGAGATCTGCTCCTTCACGCTCCCCACGCCGACGACGACGCACGTGCCCGCCTTGCGCGTGCACTGGTAGGCCTGCTCGATGGTCTCCTTGCGGCCCACCGCTTCGTACGCATAGTCCGCGCCTCGCCCTCGCGTCAGCTCGCGGATGCCCACCACCGGGTCCACGCTCGTCGCGTCGATGACGTCCGTCGCGCCGAACACCTTGGCGAACTCCAGCTTCTTCGGGTGCACGTCCACCGCGATGATTCGCTCGGCGCCGGCAATCACCGCACCCTGGATGATGTTCAACCCCACGCCGCCCGTGCCGAACACCGCCACCGTGGCCCCTGGCGGCATCTGCGCCGTGTTGAACACCGCCCCCACGCCCGTCGTCACCGCGCAGCCCACCAGCGCCGCCTTGTCGAGCGGCGCATCCTCGGGGAGCTTCACCGCCGCCCTCGCCGGCACCACCGCGTACTCCGACAGCGCTCCCAGCGCGGAGAACACGTTCAGCTCCCGCGAGTCCTTGCGCAGCCGCGTGCTCCCGTCCGGCATCCGGTTGCCCGCGTTGATGCGCTCGCCGAGCTCGCACAGGTTCGGCCGTTGGATGCGACAGAAGTAGCACTCGCCACACTGCGCCACCCACGAGAGGACGACCTTGTCCCCCTTCCGCAGATGGGTGACCTCCTCCCCCACTTCCTCGACGATGCCCGCGCCCTCGTGCCCCAACACACAGGGCAGCTTCATCTTCACCGTGCCGTTCACCACCGACAGGTCCGTGTGACAGACGCCACAGGCGACCATGCGGACGAGCACCTCGCGCGCCTGCGGCGGCTCGAAGCTCACGTCGGTGACGGTCAGCACGTCCTTCTCGAAACACACCGCGGCCTTCATGGGGACTCCTGACTCGGAAGAGAGGGGACTGCGTCAGAGCTGCATCGCCTTGAGTTCCTGGAACTCCTCCAGCCCGTAGCGGCCGAGCTCTCGACCGTTCCCGGACTGTCGGTAACCACCGAACGGCGCCAGCGGGTTGAAGCGCCCGCCATTGATGTCCACCTGTCCGGTGCGCATCCGGCGCGCGATTCGCTTCGCGTGCTCCACGTCCTCCGACCAGACGCCGCCAGCCAGACCGTAGAGGGTGCTGTTCGCGATGCGGATCGCGTCGTCCTCGTCGTCGTACGGCAGGATGGCGAGCACGGGGCCGAAGATCTCCTCCTGCGCGATGGTCATCTGCGTGGTCACGCCCGCGAAGACCGTGGGCTTCACGTAGTAACCCTTCGGCAGGCCCTCGGGCTGCTCGGGGCCACCGGCGACGAGCTTCGCGCCCTCACGAATGCCCTGCTGGATGTACTCACGCACGCGCGCACGCTGCGCCTCGGAGATGACGGGACCGAGCTTCGCCTCCCCCTTGAACGGGTCGCCCACGGTGAAGCTCGCGGCCACTTCCGCGGCGAGACGCGCCGCCTCCTCATGCAACGCCCGAGGCACCAACATGCGCGTGTGCGCCGTGCACGTCTGCCCCGAGTTGAGGAAGCAGTTGCCCACCGTCCGCTTCACCGCGTTCTTGAGGTTCGCGTCCGCGAGGATGATTGACGCGGACTTGCCCCCCAGCTCCAGCGACACGCGCTTCACCGTGGCCGCCGCCAGCTCCGACACCCGGCGCCCCGCTCTCGTCGAGCCCGTGAAGGACACCATGTCCACCTCGGGGTGGCGCACGAGCGCCTCGCCCACCACCGACCCCGTTCCGGACACGAGGTTGAAGACCCCAGGCGGCAACCCCGCCTCGTGGAGGATCTCCGCGAGCATGAACGCGTTGAGCGGCGCCACCTCGCTGGGCTTGAGGACCACGGTGCAGCCCGCCGCCAGCGCCGGCGCCACCTTCGCGACAATCTGATGCAGCGGATAGTTCCACGGCGTGATGCAGGCGACGACGCCCACCGGCTCGCGCACCACCAGCGAGTTGCCCACCTGCTCCTCGAAGGCGTGTTCCTGGAGGAGCTGCACGTAGGTCCCTGTCACCGTGATGGGCGTGCCCACCTGGATGGCCTTCGACAACGCCAGGGGCATGCCCA
The Myxococcus guangdongensis genome window above contains:
- a CDS encoding branched-chain amino acid ABC transporter permease — protein: MPTRPLVIRYEDDLKLFPGLWQRAGLLLTWAVGLSYPWLVSTRWLTVGNLGLVAIVGAASLMVLTGFAGQVSLGHAAFLALGAYTAAVLGTKLGWPFWLALPLAGCVSALVGVVIGAFALRLKGLYLAIVTLGLVFLTQHVLLAYPEVTSGLSGTAVPMYWWFRDETGAAASMSTAWSVGGVRFGFERKLYFLFAGLAAFTVWLTKNLQRSDSGRAMMAVRDQDLAAEVLGVGTTRAKLQAFGVSSFLAGIAGAMFAFQQQYITVEPPFDLNLSIQYIAMIVLGGVGTVFGAVSGALAFTFLSPLAETVGGAIPFVNQLTSAQQSTVLLSLVVVLVLVLEPLGLFGVWLRVRRYFQAWPFRY
- a CDS encoding transporter, with the translated sequence MKRMLLSVLFAVLFSATGAQAQQADLRDYEAGFFVPHRGIITNMYLRHVSASGERDFSQLQAAFRATYVLKFGDLVVVPLDLSLPVVDVTVFQGNPAAPSGPKTALRASGVGDVTYIPTIGYGLVQNAEDNTHTWFALTPYVTVPVGSYDSNRLVNIGANRWVVRPQLVAGQRFKKIFTAELMGSVAFQGDNDEFLIPSAEGGSKVVMSQAPSFGGIFHLGMDLSSTFFTGAGYIVEASGKRTIDTPAGELEIAKSTTVQSLRLTMGIRLEKASTLMLQFQPDVAASEGVTKSQFIGARFTHVFF
- a CDS encoding aldehyde dehydrogenase family protein, whose translation is MQVYDKLYIQGEWVASRGGGHIDVLSASTEEVMGRVPEGTAEDVDRAVRAARAAFEAWASLPVPERAAFLRRLQAGLTERQDALARTMTGEVGMPLALSKAIQVGTPITVTGTYVQLLQEHAFEEQVGNSLVVREPVGVVACITPWNYPLHQIVAKVAPALAAGCTVVLKPSEVAPLNAFMLAEILHEAGLPPGVFNLVSGTGSVVGEALVRHPEVDMVSFTGSTRAGRRVSELAAATVKRVSLELGGKSASIILADANLKNAVKRTVGNCFLNSGQTCTAHTRMLVPRALHEEAARLAAEVAASFTVGDPFKGEAKLGPVISEAQRARVREYIQQGIREGAKLVAGGPEQPEGLPKGYYVKPTVFAGVTTQMTIAQEEIFGPVLAILPYDDEDDAIRIANSTLYGLAGGVWSEDVEHAKRIARRMRTGQVDINGGRFNPLAPFGGYRQSGNGRELGRYGLEEFQELKAMQL
- a CDS encoding Zn-dependent alcohol dehydrogenase, which codes for MKAAVCFEKDVLTVTDVSFEPPQAREVLVRMVACGVCHTDLSVVNGTVKMKLPCVLGHEGAGIVEEVGEEVTHLRKGDKVVLSWVAQCGECYFCRIQRPNLCELGERINAGNRMPDGSTRLRKDSRELNVFSALGALSEYAVVPARAAVKLPEDAPLDKAALVGCAVTTGVGAVFNTAQMPPGATVAVFGTGGVGLNIIQGAVIAGAERIIAVDVHPKKLEFAKVFGATDVIDATSVDPVVGIRELTRGRGADYAYEAVGRKETIEQAYQCTRKAGTCVVVGVGSVKEQISLNVFVLPLFEKRLLGSWFGTADVHRDMPRLLDLYKQKRLKLDELVTTTYTLDQLDRAFTDMKNGVNARGVVLF